From one Salvelinus alpinus chromosome 14, SLU_Salpinus.1, whole genome shotgun sequence genomic stretch:
- the rabl3 gene encoding rab-like protein 3 isoform X1, giving the protein MASLDRVKVLVLGDSGVGKSSLVHLLCQNQVLGNPSWTVGCSVDVRVHDYKEGTPEEKTYYIELWDVGGSVGCASSLKNTRAVFYNSVNGIVLVHDLTNKKSSQNLYRWSLEALNKDSSPTGVIVSNGDYDREQFADSSVPLLLIGTKFDQIPENKRNDVLTRTAFLSEDFNAEEINLDCTNQRYFAAGTSNAVKLSRFFDKVVEKRYFTRDPSQMTGFTERKRFNFKSVHYD; this is encoded by the exons ATGGCGTCTCTTGACAGAGTGAAGGTGTTAGTTTTGGGTGATTCAG GTGTTGGGAAGTCCTCACTCGTTCATCTGCTGTGTCAGAACCAAGTGTTGGGAAATCCATCATGGACTGTAGGCTGCTCCGTGGATGTACGG GTCCACGACTACAAGGAGGGCACTCCAGAGGAGAAGACCTACTACATTGAATTATGGGATGTTGGAGGATCTGTGGGCTGTGCCAGCAGTCTGAAAAACACCAGAGCAGTTTTCTACAACTCTGTCAATG GTATTGTATTAGTTCACGACCTGACGAACAAGAAATCCTCCCAGAATCTGTATCGCTGGTCACTAGAAGCCTTGAACAAAGACTCCTCCCCAACGGGGGTAATCGTCTCAAATGG TGATTATGACAGAGAACAGTTTGCTGATAGCTCCGTGCCTCTGCTCCTGATCGGCACCAAGTTTGACCAGATCCCAGAGAACAAGAGGAATGATGTTCTCACCAGGACAGCTTTCCTGTCTGAAGACTTCAACGCGGAGGAGATCAACCTG GATTGCACCAACCAAAGATACTTTGCTGCAGGCACGTCCAACGCTGTGAAGTTGAGCAGATTCTTTGACAAG GTCGTAGAGAAGAGATACTTCACCAGAGACCCTAGTCAA atGACAGGTTTCACAGAGAGGAAACGCTTCAACTTCAAAAGCGTTCACTACGACTGA
- the rabl3 gene encoding rab-like protein 3 isoform X2 encodes MASLDRVKVLVLGDSGVGKSSLVHLLCQNQVLGNPSWTVGCSVDVHDYKEGTPEEKTYYIELWDVGGSVGCASSLKNTRAVFYNSVNGIVLVHDLTNKKSSQNLYRWSLEALNKDSSPTGVIVSNGDYDREQFADSSVPLLLIGTKFDQIPENKRNDVLTRTAFLSEDFNAEEINLDCTNQRYFAAGTSNAVKLSRFFDKVVEKRYFTRDPSQMTGFTERKRFNFKSVHYD; translated from the exons ATGGCGTCTCTTGACAGAGTGAAGGTGTTAGTTTTGGGTGATTCAG GTGTTGGGAAGTCCTCACTCGTTCATCTGCTGTGTCAGAACCAAGTGTTGGGAAATCCATCATGGACTGTAGGCTGCTCCGTGGAT GTCCACGACTACAAGGAGGGCACTCCAGAGGAGAAGACCTACTACATTGAATTATGGGATGTTGGAGGATCTGTGGGCTGTGCCAGCAGTCTGAAAAACACCAGAGCAGTTTTCTACAACTCTGTCAATG GTATTGTATTAGTTCACGACCTGACGAACAAGAAATCCTCCCAGAATCTGTATCGCTGGTCACTAGAAGCCTTGAACAAAGACTCCTCCCCAACGGGGGTAATCGTCTCAAATGG TGATTATGACAGAGAACAGTTTGCTGATAGCTCCGTGCCTCTGCTCCTGATCGGCACCAAGTTTGACCAGATCCCAGAGAACAAGAGGAATGATGTTCTCACCAGGACAGCTTTCCTGTCTGAAGACTTCAACGCGGAGGAGATCAACCTG GATTGCACCAACCAAAGATACTTTGCTGCAGGCACGTCCAACGCTGTGAAGTTGAGCAGATTCTTTGACAAG GTCGTAGAGAAGAGATACTTCACCAGAGACCCTAGTCAA atGACAGGTTTCACAGAGAGGAAACGCTTCAACTTCAAAAGCGTTCACTACGACTGA